In Acipenser ruthenus chromosome 60, fAciRut3.2 maternal haplotype, whole genome shotgun sequence, a genomic segment contains:
- the LOC131725076 gene encoding epithelial membrane protein 3-like codes for MTALLIAVTVLHLLSLAMLFTAMLDKVWWVSPAVRNTDLWYNCLYTNYTGTWLCANSADNDWLHAVQALMVVSVLFSAVSFLLFLCQLYSLRRGGLFYITGMFQIFAGLTVFSASLIYSLHAPEILSDSSLPPAGHFGYCFVVAWLCVPALLFSGVLYIHLRKKE; via the exons ATGACTGCACTGCTAATTGCAGTGACTGTGCTGCACCTCCTGTCTCTCGCCATGCTCTTCACTGCCATGCTGGACAAG GTTTGGTGGGTCTCTCCTGCAGTCAGAAACACTGACTTGTGGTATAACTGTCTCTACACCAATTACACCGGCACCTGGCTCTGTGCAAACTCTGCAGACAACG ACTGGCTCCACGCAGTGCAGGCTCTGATGGTTGTATCAGTTCTGTTCTCTGCTGTCTCGTTCCTCCTCTTCCTGTGTCAGCTCTACTCACTGCGCAGGGGGGGCCTCTTCTACATCACGGGAATGTTCCAGATATTCGCAG GGTTGACAGTGTTCTCTGCCTCTCTCATCTACTCTCTTCACGCTCCTGAGATTCTGAGCGACTCTTCGCTGCCCCCCGCTGGTCACTTTGGGTACTGCTTCGTTGTGGCATGGCTGTGCGTCCCGGCCTTGCTGTTCAGCGGAGTGCTCTACATCCACCTGAGAAAGAAAGAGTGA